The Micromonospora sp. M71_S20 genome has a window encoding:
- a CDS encoding VOC family protein: MSARIHNISIDCRDTYALSGFWGQVFGCSRQPDDFPGDPEAMLLPPGGPEVLFVAVPESKEVKNRLHLDLEPTDRTRDEEVARLVALGATQVADQRRADGSGWVVLADPEGNEFCVLRSAAERAATTG, translated from the coding sequence GTGAGCGCACGGATCCACAACATCAGCATCGACTGCCGCGACACGTACGCGCTGTCCGGCTTCTGGGGGCAGGTCTTCGGCTGCTCCCGCCAGCCGGACGACTTCCCCGGCGACCCGGAGGCCATGCTGCTGCCCCCGGGTGGCCCGGAGGTGCTCTTCGTGGCGGTGCCCGAGAGCAAGGAGGTGAAGAACCGCCTCCACCTCGACCTGGAGCCCACGGACCGCACCCGGGACGAGGAGGTCGCGCGCCTGGTGGCCCTCGGTGCCACGCAGGTCGCCGACCAGCGCCGCGCCGACGGCTCGGGCTGGGTGGTGCTCGCCGACCCGGAGGGCAACGAGTTCTGCGTGCTGCGCAGCGCCGCCGAGCGGGCCGCCACGACGGGCTGA
- a CDS encoding cell wall metabolism sensor histidine kinase WalK — translation MSASTARAPQAQPKAGRRTRLRPTLRLRLTLLNGVLLVGAGAILVLLAWLLVRDALRPTDELLSGTMVVLADGRSLDAAQWQRQLVDAASAELLAKGLVALLAISVVGVAGAYAVAGRALRPLHQVTATARRLGETTLDQRIGYSGADDEVAELAATFDEMLDRIAAAFEAQKRFVANASHELRTPLAVMRTEIDVTLSDDDADAAEYRRMATVVRDASERANGLVDALLVLARSEAQAGRRLGRRTECDLAAGTANALSAVRREVERIKLRVQTSLESAPVVGDPGLLDRLAGNLIENAIRYNHLHGRLWVRTGSDGCRSWLVVGNTGFEVDQADVPGLFEPFRRGGRERTGARGSGLGLSIVRAVCDAHGGTVKVIAQPGGGLEVTVTLPAAEAAPAVTAQEPVARR, via the coding sequence GTGAGCGCGTCCACAGCGCGGGCGCCACAGGCGCAGCCGAAGGCTGGCCGGCGGACCAGGCTGCGACCCACCCTGCGGTTGCGGCTGACCCTGCTCAACGGCGTGCTGCTGGTCGGCGCGGGCGCGATCCTGGTGCTGCTGGCCTGGCTGCTGGTCCGCGACGCGCTGCGCCCGACCGACGAGCTGCTGTCCGGCACCATGGTGGTGCTGGCCGACGGCCGGTCGCTGGACGCCGCGCAGTGGCAGCGCCAACTGGTCGACGCCGCCAGCGCGGAGCTGCTGGCCAAGGGCCTGGTGGCGCTGCTGGCGATCAGCGTGGTCGGGGTGGCCGGCGCGTACGCGGTGGCCGGTCGGGCGCTGCGCCCGCTGCACCAGGTCACCGCGACCGCCCGCCGGCTCGGCGAGACCACCCTGGACCAGCGGATCGGCTACTCGGGCGCCGACGACGAGGTGGCCGAGCTGGCGGCGACCTTCGACGAGATGCTGGATCGCATCGCCGCCGCTTTCGAGGCGCAGAAGCGCTTCGTGGCCAACGCCTCGCACGAGCTGCGGACCCCGCTCGCGGTGATGCGTACCGAGATCGACGTGACGCTCAGCGACGACGACGCGGACGCCGCCGAGTACCGCCGGATGGCCACCGTCGTCCGGGACGCCTCCGAGCGGGCCAACGGGCTGGTCGACGCCCTGCTGGTGCTCGCCCGCAGCGAGGCCCAGGCGGGCCGGCGGCTGGGCCGCCGCACCGAGTGCGACCTCGCCGCCGGCACCGCCAACGCCCTGTCGGCGGTACGCCGGGAGGTGGAGCGGATCAAGCTGCGGGTGCAGACCTCGCTGGAGTCCGCGCCGGTCGTCGGTGACCCCGGGCTGCTCGACCGACTCGCCGGCAACCTGATCGAGAACGCGATCCGCTACAACCACCTGCACGGCCGGCTCTGGGTGCGCACCGGCTCCGACGGGTGCCGGTCCTGGCTGGTGGTCGGCAACACCGGCTTCGAGGTGGACCAGGCCGACGTGCCCGGCCTGTTCGAGCCGTTCCGGCGCGGCGGTCGGGAGCGTACCGGCGCGCGGGGCTCGGGCCTCGGGCTCTCCATCGTCCGGGCGGTCTGCGACGCGCACGGCGGCACCGTGAAGGTGATCGCCCAGCCCGGTGGCGGGCTGGAGGTCACGGTGACCCTGCCGGCGGCGGAGGCCGCCCCGGCCGTCACCGCCCAGGAGCCGGTCGCCCGGCGGTGA
- a CDS encoding response regulator transcription factor — translation MRVLVVEDERNLADAIARGLRKRGMAVDVAYDGDSGHEMAFVTRYDVVVLDRDLPGVHGDQICAELAASGTLTRVLMLTASGTVAERVEGLQLGADDYLPKPFAFDELVARVQALGRRATPAAPPVLELADLVLDPARRVATRGGQPVDLTNKEFGVLCELLKARGAVVSSEELLERVWDANTDPFTTIVRVTVMTLRKKLGDPPLIETVVGAGYRTAEASA, via the coding sequence ATGCGGGTACTGGTGGTCGAGGACGAGCGCAACCTCGCCGACGCGATCGCGCGGGGGCTGCGCAAGCGGGGCATGGCGGTGGACGTCGCCTACGACGGCGACAGCGGCCACGAGATGGCGTTCGTCACCCGGTACGACGTGGTGGTGCTGGACCGGGACCTGCCCGGCGTGCACGGTGATCAGATCTGCGCCGAGCTGGCCGCCTCCGGCACGCTCACCCGGGTGCTGATGCTGACCGCCAGCGGCACCGTCGCCGAGCGGGTGGAGGGGTTGCAGCTCGGCGCGGACGACTACCTCCCGAAGCCGTTCGCCTTCGACGAGCTGGTCGCCCGGGTGCAGGCGCTCGGCCGCCGGGCCACCCCGGCCGCGCCGCCGGTGCTCGAACTCGCCGATCTGGTCCTCGACCCGGCCCGCCGGGTGGCCACCCGGGGCGGCCAGCCGGTCGACCTGACCAACAAGGAGTTCGGTGTGCTCTGCGAGCTGCTCAAGGCGCGTGGCGCGGTGGTCTCCAGCGAGGAGCTGCTGGAACGGGTCTGGGACGCCAACACCGATCCGTTCACCACGATCGTCCGCGTCACCGTGATGACGCTGCGCAAGAAGCTCGGCGACCCGCCGCTGATCGAGACGGTGGTCGGTGCGGGCTACCGCACGGCGGAGGCGTCGGCATGA
- a CDS encoding peptidase C39 family protein, translated as MTDAAPTIRRDVTYRGFRLPGDAGLGSLSGLRAGGRGLELADPVDRLDHTDADGRTRRYAAGSWTSPPVPVDFAVRDVVPSWNGDTPGDCWLRVELRGWRDDAPATGWYVLADWAADDHAIRRTSVPGQRDADARVDTDTLVVTGATVTGWQVRVTLLRPEDADATPVLRAVGAVAAGPRPTAAAGPSRPTGEGAPPVGAGPAPVAGPGSRAPGPAPAGGSAATTPVAWGTVLEVPRYSQRLHAGAHPQWGGGGDSWCSPTCTSMVLAFWDAAPAPARYAWVAPAGPRPVVVHAARHCYDHAFAGAGNWPFNTAYAGLHGVDAFVTRLRSLTEAEAFVAAGIPLIVSAAFRVGEVPGLDYDTAGHLMVLVGFTAAGAPVLNDPYAPDDDAVRRTVDRDRFEAAWQGGSGGVAYVLRPPGVPLPPAPEQPNW; from the coding sequence ATGACCGACGCGGCGCCGACGATCCGACGGGACGTCACCTACCGGGGCTTCCGCCTCCCCGGCGACGCCGGGCTGGGCAGCCTGTCCGGGCTGCGCGCGGGCGGGCGGGGCCTCGAACTGGCCGACCCGGTCGACCGGCTCGACCACACCGACGCCGACGGCCGCACCCGCCGGTACGCGGCCGGCAGTTGGACGTCCCCACCCGTGCCGGTCGACTTCGCCGTGCGCGACGTGGTGCCCTCGTGGAACGGGGACACCCCCGGTGACTGCTGGCTGCGGGTGGAGTTGCGGGGCTGGCGCGACGACGCGCCGGCCACCGGGTGGTACGTCCTCGCCGACTGGGCGGCCGACGACCACGCGATCCGCCGGACGTCCGTGCCCGGGCAGCGCGACGCCGACGCCCGGGTGGACACGGACACGCTGGTGGTGACGGGCGCGACCGTCACCGGCTGGCAGGTCCGGGTGACCCTGCTCCGGCCGGAGGACGCCGACGCGACCCCGGTGCTGCGCGCGGTCGGGGCGGTCGCCGCGGGCCCGCGCCCGACCGCCGCGGCCGGGCCGTCCCGACCCACGGGGGAGGGCGCCCCGCCGGTGGGGGCCGGGCCCGCCCCGGTCGCCGGGCCCGGGTCCCGCGCGCCGGGTCCGGCGCCTGCCGGCGGGTCCGCCGCGACGACCCCGGTCGCCTGGGGCACGGTGCTGGAGGTGCCGCGGTACTCGCAGCGGCTGCACGCCGGCGCCCACCCGCAGTGGGGCGGCGGCGGGGACTCGTGGTGCAGCCCCACCTGCACCTCGATGGTGCTGGCCTTCTGGGACGCCGCCCCGGCCCCGGCCCGGTACGCCTGGGTGGCCCCGGCCGGCCCCCGCCCGGTGGTGGTGCACGCCGCGCGGCACTGCTACGACCACGCCTTCGCCGGGGCCGGGAACTGGCCGTTCAACACCGCGTACGCGGGCCTGCACGGTGTGGACGCCTTCGTCACCCGGCTGCGGTCGCTGACCGAGGCGGAGGCGTTCGTGGCCGCCGGCATCCCGCTGATCGTCTCCGCCGCGTTCCGGGTGGGCGAGGTGCCCGGGTTGGACTACGACACCGCCGGGCACCTGATGGTGCTGGTGGGCTTCACCGCCGCGGGCGCGCCGGTGCTCAACGACCCGTACGCCCCGGACGACGACGCGGTGCGCCGGACCGTCGACCGGGACCGGTTCGAGGCCGCCTGGCAGGGTGGCAGCGGCGGGGTGGCGTACGTGCTCCGGCCGCCCGGCGTGCCGCTCCCCCCGGCGCCGGAGCAGCCCAACTGGTGA
- a CDS encoding PQQ-binding-like beta-propeller repeat protein, producing the protein MTVIDLGELRDEPGWEEAPPPRAPRAVGRPLRVALALALVVATVAGAAPAPQRDTLVVPAGAGAEAFLHGDRLYVVDRAEGETAGTAEVLAYALPGRPPVAGRPLAPLWRALLATTARIWQARSGPGVVLFGVVGDQDSGETVALDAATGGVRWRQPGHAWWEPGGALLLQTVGDNGGTVRSVDPASGRALWSTRTPREGALYDLRNGLVDRIAVIAERGRVEVRDARSGELLHARDLGMGELSGRAQLAVAHGLLLVGQVKRGLMTAYGLDGLRQRWETSLPAVAHVEDCGAVICVNRENGGFSVLDPATGAVRWTGGQWAGVLDERDGRLLAIEPGPLGQRFVLLDAATGRVVAELGTWQLIWGQDKDRPLVVRPAAAGSGLTVAELDAAAGEARVLDVLRDAMADCRRGADAVVCRLRAGGFGVWHYPG; encoded by the coding sequence GTGACGGTCATCGACCTCGGCGAGCTGCGTGACGAGCCGGGCTGGGAGGAGGCACCGCCACCCCGCGCGCCCCGCGCCGTCGGTCGGCCGCTGCGGGTCGCGTTGGCGCTCGCGCTGGTGGTGGCGACGGTGGCCGGCGCCGCCCCGGCACCGCAGCGGGACACGCTCGTGGTCCCGGCGGGCGCGGGAGCGGAGGCGTTCCTCCACGGTGACCGGCTCTACGTGGTCGACCGTGCGGAGGGGGAGACCGCGGGCACCGCCGAGGTGCTCGCGTACGCCCTGCCCGGTCGGCCGCCGGTCGCCGGTCGGCCGCTGGCTCCACTGTGGCGCGCCCTGCTTGCGACGACCGCCCGGATCTGGCAGGCCCGGAGCGGGCCGGGCGTGGTGCTGTTCGGGGTCGTCGGTGACCAGGACTCGGGCGAGACGGTCGCGCTCGACGCCGCCACCGGTGGCGTGCGCTGGCGGCAGCCCGGCCACGCCTGGTGGGAGCCGGGCGGGGCGCTGCTGCTGCAGACCGTCGGTGATAACGGCGGCACGGTGCGGTCGGTGGACCCGGCCTCCGGGCGGGCGCTCTGGTCGACCCGGACACCGCGCGAGGGCGCGCTGTACGACCTCCGAAACGGGCTGGTCGACCGGATCGCGGTGATCGCCGAGCGGGGCCGGGTCGAGGTGCGCGACGCCCGCTCGGGCGAGCTGCTGCACGCGCGGGACCTGGGCATGGGCGAGTTGTCCGGGCGCGCGCAGTTGGCGGTGGCCCACGGCCTGTTGCTGGTCGGGCAGGTGAAGAGGGGCCTAATGACCGCGTACGGGCTGGATGGGCTCCGGCAGCGATGGGAGACCAGCCTGCCGGCGGTGGCCCACGTCGAGGACTGCGGCGCGGTGATCTGCGTCAACAGGGAGAACGGCGGATTCAGCGTCCTCGACCCCGCCACCGGTGCCGTCCGGTGGACCGGGGGCCAGTGGGCGGGGGTGTTGGACGAGCGGGACGGGCGGCTGCTCGCGATCGAGCCGGGGCCCCTCGGGCAGAGGTTTGTCCTGCTCGACGCGGCGACCGGCCGGGTGGTCGCCGAGCTCGGCACGTGGCAGCTGATCTGGGGGCAGGACAAGGACCGGCCCCTCGTCGTCCGGCCGGCCGCCGCCGGCAGCGGGCTGACGGTCGCCGAGCTGGACGCCGCCGCCGGCGAGGCCCGGGTGCTCGACGTGCTGCGGGACGCCATGGCCGACTGCCGGCGCGGCGCGGACGCGGTGGTGTGCCGGCTGCGCGCCGGTGGGTTCGGCGTCTGGCACTACCCGGGCTGA
- a CDS encoding PQQ-binding-like beta-propeller repeat protein, with translation MTVIDLGEVRDEPGSEEARRPRPPRAVGRPLRVALALALVVATVAGATPAPQRIAVVVPAGPGSEVFLHGDRLYVVDRAEGETAGTAEVLAYALPERSLAAGRPSAPLWRALVRTSGRISESRAWPGVVLFTIADVQGTQSLVLDAATGRERWRQPGYPRWDRAGTLLMQSGGEDGGTVRLVDPASGRAIWSARTRPMPAMYDVRDGRIDRIVMGPARGQVEVRDARSGELLHAADLRLGELPGPQQTMVAHGLLLVHRPAAGVLTAYELDGLRRRWEISLPMVAHVEECGPMICANRQSSGFSALDPATGAVRWTGDRWAAVLRERAGRLLAIETAPLGERYSVLDAATGRVTADLGVWTLLPWYDDDRLLAVRVAKGGGLVVAELDVAAGLARVLDVLREAILDCRSSADALARRRLPGDLGVWRYPG, from the coding sequence GTGACGGTCATCGACCTCGGCGAGGTGCGTGACGAGCCGGGCTCGGAGGAAGCGCGGCGGCCCCGTCCGCCCCGCGCCGTCGGCCGGCCGCTGCGGGTCGCGCTGGCGCTCGCGTTGGTGGTGGCGACGGTGGCCGGCGCCACCCCGGCACCGCAGCGGATCGCGGTCGTGGTGCCGGCCGGCCCGGGGTCGGAGGTGTTCCTTCACGGTGACCGGCTCTACGTGGTCGACCGGGCGGAGGGGGAGACCGCGGGCACCGCCGAGGTGCTCGCGTACGCCCTGCCCGAGAGGTCGCTGGCCGCTGGTCGGCCGTCGGCTCCACTGTGGCGCGCCCTGGTCCGGACTTCCGGCCGGATCTCGGAGAGCCGGGCTTGGCCGGGCGTGGTGCTGTTCACGATTGCCGATGTGCAGGGCACGCAGTCACTCGTGCTCGACGCCGCCACCGGCCGCGAGCGCTGGCGGCAGCCCGGCTACCCCCGGTGGGACCGGGCCGGGACGCTGCTGATGCAGTCCGGCGGGGAGGACGGCGGCACTGTGCGGCTGGTGGACCCGGCCTCCGGGCGGGCGATCTGGTCGGCGCGGACACGGCCAATGCCTGCGATGTACGACGTCCGGGACGGGCGGATCGACCGCATCGTGATGGGTCCCGCGCGGGGGCAGGTCGAGGTGCGCGACGCCCGCTCGGGCGAGTTGCTGCACGCGGCGGACCTGCGCCTGGGCGAGCTGCCCGGGCCCCAGCAGACGATGGTGGCCCACGGCCTGTTGCTGGTCCACCGGCCGGCGGCGGGTGTGCTGACCGCGTACGAGCTGGACGGGCTCCGGCGACGGTGGGAGATCAGCCTGCCGATGGTGGCCCACGTCGAAGAGTGCGGCCCCATGATCTGCGCCAACAGGCAGAGCAGCGGGTTCAGCGCCCTCGACCCGGCCACCGGTGCCGTCCGGTGGACCGGGGACCGGTGGGCGGCGGTGCTGCGTGAGCGGGCTGGCCGGCTGCTCGCGATCGAGACCGCGCCCCTCGGGGAGCGGTACAGCGTGCTCGACGCCGCGACCGGTCGGGTGACCGCCGACCTGGGCGTGTGGACCCTGTTGCCGTGGTACGACGACGACCGGCTCCTCGCCGTCCGGGTGGCCAAGGGCGGCGGGCTGGTGGTCGCCGAGCTGGACGTCGCCGCGGGTCTGGCCAGGGTGCTCGACGTGCTGCGGGAGGCCATCCTGGACTGCCGCAGCAGTGCGGACGCGCTGGCGCGCCGGCGGCTCCCCGGCGACCTCGGCGTCTGGCGCTATCCCGGCTGA
- the dxs gene encoding 1-deoxy-D-xylulose-5-phosphate synthase yields the protein MSVEEGTVHHTGLLATVRGPQDVKRMSAEELDVLAAEIRDFLIAKVSRTGGHVGPNLGVVELTLAMHRVFDSPRDRLLFDTGHQAYVHKILTGRQTGFDKLRQRGGLSGYPSQAESEHDLIENSHASTALSYADGLAKAYALRGEQRSVVAVVGDGALTGGMCWEALNNIATARNPLVIVVNDNGRSYAPTIGGLADHLSSLRLNPGYEKVLDTVKEALGSTPLVGRPMYEVLHAVKRGIKDAVAPQAMFEDLGIKYVGPVDGHDVTAVESALRAAKNFGGPVIVHAVTRKGYGYRPAEEDEADCLHGPGSAFDIETGKLVAAPSVKWTHVFADELVAIADERPDVVGITAAMAEPTGIAKLARKHPDRVYDVGIAEQHAATSAAGLALGGLHPVVAVYATFLNRAFDQVLLDVAMHRLPVTFVLDRAGITGPDGPSHYGMWDMSVFGVVPGLRIAAPRDAATLREELREAVAVDDGPTIVRFPTGTVAADLPAVRRVGTVDVLAESARKDVLLVAVGSFGHLGMEVATRVAGQGFGVTVVDPRWVRPVPAELVELAAGHRLVVTVEDGVRVGGVGDALAQAMRDADVRVPLKDLGVPADWHPHGTRAQILADLGLTAQDVARDVTGWISRLDVEPVEPVITADDATAQN from the coding sequence ATGAGCGTTGAAGAGGGCACGGTCCACCACACCGGGCTGCTGGCCACCGTCCGGGGTCCGCAGGACGTCAAGCGGATGTCCGCCGAGGAGTTGGACGTCCTCGCCGCCGAGATCCGGGACTTCCTGATCGCCAAGGTCTCGCGCACCGGCGGGCACGTCGGTCCCAACCTGGGCGTGGTCGAGCTCACCCTGGCCATGCACCGGGTCTTCGACTCCCCGCGCGACCGGCTCCTGTTCGACACCGGCCACCAGGCGTACGTGCACAAGATCCTCACCGGGCGGCAGACCGGCTTCGACAAGCTGCGCCAGCGCGGCGGCCTCTCGGGCTACCCGAGCCAGGCCGAGAGCGAGCACGACCTGATCGAGAACTCGCACGCCTCCACCGCCCTGTCCTACGCCGACGGCCTGGCCAAGGCGTACGCGCTGCGGGGCGAGCAGCGCAGCGTGGTCGCCGTGGTGGGCGACGGCGCGCTCACCGGCGGCATGTGCTGGGAGGCGCTGAACAACATCGCCACCGCCCGCAACCCGCTGGTGATCGTGGTCAACGACAACGGCCGGTCCTACGCGCCGACCATCGGCGGCCTCGCCGACCACCTCTCGTCGCTGCGGCTCAACCCCGGCTACGAGAAGGTGCTCGACACCGTCAAGGAGGCGCTCGGCTCGACGCCGCTGGTCGGCAGGCCGATGTACGAGGTGCTGCACGCGGTCAAGCGGGGCATCAAGGACGCGGTCGCCCCGCAGGCGATGTTCGAGGACCTCGGCATCAAGTACGTCGGCCCGGTCGACGGGCACGACGTGACCGCGGTCGAGTCGGCACTGCGCGCGGCGAAGAACTTCGGCGGCCCGGTGATCGTGCACGCCGTCACCCGCAAGGGCTACGGCTACCGCCCGGCCGAGGAGGACGAGGCCGACTGCCTGCACGGCCCGGGCAGCGCCTTCGACATCGAGACCGGCAAGCTGGTCGCCGCCCCGTCGGTGAAGTGGACCCACGTCTTCGCCGACGAGCTGGTCGCGATCGCCGACGAGCGGCCCGACGTGGTGGGCATCACCGCCGCGATGGCCGAGCCGACCGGCATCGCCAAGCTGGCCCGCAAGCACCCGGACCGGGTCTACGACGTGGGCATCGCCGAGCAGCACGCGGCCACCTCGGCCGCCGGCCTGGCCCTGGGCGGGCTGCACCCCGTGGTGGCGGTCTACGCGACGTTCCTCAACCGCGCCTTCGACCAGGTCCTGCTGGACGTGGCCATGCACCGGCTGCCGGTGACCTTCGTGCTGGACCGGGCCGGCATCACCGGCCCCGACGGGCCCAGCCACTACGGCATGTGGGACATGTCCGTCTTCGGGGTCGTGCCGGGCCTGCGGATCGCCGCGCCCCGCGACGCCGCCACCCTGCGCGAGGAGCTGCGCGAGGCGGTGGCCGTCGACGACGGCCCCACCATCGTCCGCTTCCCGACCGGCACCGTCGCCGCCGACCTGCCGGCCGTGCGCCGGGTGGGCACCGTCGACGTGCTGGCCGAGTCGGCGCGCAAGGACGTGCTGCTGGTGGCGGTCGGCTCCTTCGGCCACCTGGGCATGGAGGTGGCCACCCGGGTCGCCGGGCAGGGCTTCGGCGTGACCGTGGTCGACCCGCGCTGGGTCCGCCCGGTCCCGGCCGAGCTGGTCGAGCTGGCCGCCGGGCACCGCCTCGTGGTCACCGTCGAGGACGGCGTCCGGGTCGGTGGCGTCGGCGACGCCCTCGCCCAGGCGATGCGGGACGCCGACGTCCGGGTGCCCCTGAAGGACCTGGGCGTACCGGCCGACTGGCACCCGCACGGCACCCGCGCGCAGATCCTCGCCGACCTCGGCCTGACCGCGCAGGACGTGGCCCGCGACGTCACCGGCTGGATCTCCCGGCTGGACGTCGAGCCCGTCGAGCCGGTGATCACCGCCGACGACGCGACCGCGCAGAACTGA
- a CDS encoding anhydro-N-acetylmuramic acid kinase has protein sequence MKIVGLMSGTSYDGVDVAAAEFTLDGDTLLLRPLGHRGLDYDDGLREAIGALLPPGSTTVEAVCRLDNRLGEVFAEAAALGVELAGGAVDAVVSPGQTVFHWVADGRAQGTLQLGAVARVAARVGVPVLSDLRSADVAAGGQGAPLVPAFDALLLDPADGAAPRAALNLGGIANLTVLAPGAPVLGYDVGPANALLDAAARRLLGRPCDLDGARAAAGRVHPGLLDALLAEPYYAAPPPKSTGKELFHAGYLDARLAALGEPVPADDVLATLTELTARVVAAECDRHGVAEVVAAGGGVRNPTLTARLAALGAGRWRLRTTDELGVPAQAKEAYAFALLGWLSWHGLPGALPSVTGAARAAVLGSWTPSGPAYRDAPAVPAPRRLRVAA, from the coding sequence ATGAAGATCGTCGGGCTGATGTCGGGGACCTCCTACGACGGGGTGGACGTGGCCGCCGCCGAGTTCACCCTCGACGGGGACACGCTGCTGCTGCGCCCGCTGGGGCACCGCGGCCTCGACTACGACGACGGGCTGCGCGAAGCGATCGGCGCGCTGCTGCCGCCCGGGAGCACCACCGTCGAGGCGGTCTGCCGGCTGGACAACCGCCTGGGCGAGGTCTTCGCCGAGGCGGCGGCCCTCGGCGTCGAGCTGGCCGGCGGCGCGGTCGACGCAGTGGTCTCGCCCGGGCAGACGGTCTTCCACTGGGTCGCCGACGGGCGGGCCCAGGGCACCCTGCAACTGGGCGCGGTGGCCCGGGTGGCCGCCCGGGTGGGCGTACCCGTGCTCAGCGACCTGCGCTCGGCGGACGTCGCCGCCGGCGGGCAGGGCGCGCCCCTGGTCCCGGCGTTCGACGCGCTGCTGCTCGACCCGGCGGACGGCGCGGCCCCGCGCGCCGCGCTCAACCTGGGCGGCATCGCCAACCTCACGGTCCTCGCGCCGGGCGCGCCGGTGCTCGGGTACGACGTCGGGCCCGCCAACGCGCTGCTCGACGCGGCGGCCCGGCGCCTCCTGGGGCGGCCCTGCGACCTCGACGGCGCCCGCGCGGCGGCCGGTCGGGTGCACCCCGGTCTGCTCGACGCCCTGCTCGCCGAGCCCTACTACGCGGCGCCGCCGCCCAAGTCGACCGGCAAGGAGCTGTTCCACGCCGGCTACCTGGACGCCCGGCTGGCGGCCCTCGGCGAGCCGGTGCCGGCCGACGACGTGCTCGCCACCCTGACCGAGCTGACCGCCCGGGTGGTGGCCGCCGAGTGCGACCGGCACGGCGTGGCGGAGGTGGTGGCGGCCGGCGGCGGGGTGCGCAACCCCACGCTGACCGCCCGGCTGGCCGCCCTCGGGGCGGGGCGCTGGCGGCTGCGCACCACCGACGAGCTGGGGGTGCCCGCGCAGGCCAAGGAGGCGTACGCGTTCGCGCTGCTGGGCTGGCTCTCCTGGCACGGGCTGCCCGGCGCGCTGCCCTCGGTGACCGGCGCCGCCCGGGCCGCCGTGCTGGGCTCCTGGACCCCGTCCGGGCCGGCGTACCGGGACGCCCCGGCCGTCCCGGCGCCCCGGCGGCTGCGGGTCGCGGCCTGA
- a CDS encoding class I SAM-dependent RNA methyltransferase: protein MTAHGNGRGLEEAERVELTVGAVAPGGHCVARVDGQVVFVRHALPGERVVAEVTEVHKGFVRADAVSVLEAAPDRVEQPCPYAKPGRCGGCDLQHVAPAAQLDWKAAVVREQLTRLGGLTDAELDALGVRVEALSGGPLGWRSRVRYAVDGAGRAGLLKHRSHEVVPIDRCLIAHPAIRELPVLAPTGTRWPDADAVETVASTGGDVAVTAVADGVPRTVSGPERVREVAAGREWTLPASSFWQVHPAAADTLVDAVLGLVDPRPGERAWDLYGGAGLFAAALAGRVGEAGRVTLVESAAQGVAAARENLRDLPRVEVVPARVETALARRRITGPVDVVVLDPPRSGAGARVVRDVVAAGPRAVAYVACDPAAFARDVRTFAGLGWRLAALRGFDLFPMTQHVELVGLLLPPDGAAR from the coding sequence GTGACCGCGCACGGGAACGGCCGGGGGCTGGAGGAGGCCGAGCGGGTCGAGCTGACCGTCGGGGCGGTCGCACCCGGCGGGCACTGCGTCGCGCGGGTGGACGGCCAGGTGGTCTTCGTCCGGCACGCGCTGCCCGGCGAGCGGGTGGTCGCCGAGGTCACCGAGGTGCACAAGGGGTTCGTCCGGGCCGACGCGGTGAGCGTGCTCGAGGCCGCGCCGGACCGGGTCGAGCAGCCCTGCCCGTACGCGAAGCCGGGCCGGTGCGGCGGGTGCGACCTGCAACACGTCGCCCCGGCCGCCCAGCTCGACTGGAAGGCGGCGGTGGTGCGTGAGCAGCTCACCCGCCTCGGCGGGCTCACCGACGCCGAGCTGGACGCCCTCGGCGTCCGGGTCGAGGCGCTGTCCGGCGGGCCGCTGGGCTGGCGCTCCCGGGTCCGCTACGCCGTCGACGGGGCGGGCCGGGCCGGGCTGCTCAAGCACCGCTCGCACGAGGTGGTCCCGATCGACCGCTGCCTGATCGCCCACCCGGCGATCCGGGAGCTGCCCGTGCTGGCCCCGACCGGGACGCGCTGGCCGGACGCGGACGCGGTCGAGACGGTCGCCTCCACCGGCGGGGACGTGGCCGTGACCGCCGTCGCCGACGGGGTGCCCCGCACGGTGAGCGGCCCGGAGCGGGTCCGCGAGGTGGCGGCCGGCCGGGAGTGGACGCTGCCGGCGTCGTCGTTCTGGCAGGTCCACCCGGCCGCCGCCGACACCCTGGTCGACGCCGTGCTGGGGCTGGTCGACCCGCGCCCGGGGGAGCGGGCCTGGGACCTCTACGGCGGGGCGGGACTCTTCGCCGCCGCGCTCGCCGGCCGGGTCGGCGAGGCGGGCCGCGTCACCCTGGTCGAGTCGGCGGCGCAGGGCGTCGCCGCCGCCCGGGAGAACCTGCGCGACCTGCCCCGGGTGGAGGTCGTGCCGGCCCGGGTGGAGACCGCGCTGGCCCGCCGCCGGATCACCGGCCCGGTCGACGTGGTGGTGCTCGACCCGCCACGCTCCGGCGCGGGCGCCCGGGTGGTGCGCGACGTGGTGGCCGCCGGGCCGCGCGCGGTGGCGTACGTGGCCTGCGACCCGGCCGCCTTCGCCCGCGACGTGCGCACCTTCGCCGGGCTGGGCTGGCGGCTGGCCGCGCTGCGCGGCTTCGACCTGTTCCCGATGACCCAGCACGTCGAGCTGGTCGGTCTGCTCCTGCCGCCCGACGGAGCCGCCCGCTAG